Proteins encoded together in one Columba livia isolate bColLiv1 breed racing homer chromosome 3, bColLiv1.pat.W.v2, whole genome shotgun sequence window:
- the MYCT1 gene encoding myc target protein 1, with protein MIHPFPFRQTTECPGSTKASLLLLNLKRSETHCSSLDIPFYICCLDVMDRNSTYSPITWPPKFWEQITIAFTVSMVVGLVIGGIIWALLTCLSRRRASAHISQGSSSVFSRRSRPSSHGHTTGRTGFYRNSSCERRSNLSLASLTFQRQASLEQANSFPRKSSFRASTFHPFLQCPPLPVETNSQLITLTPTNTTTTFVGSTTNSLSQPEYHWSNNSLRICHSTQTPPPAYETIIKAFPDS; from the exons ATGATACATCCATTTCCTTTCAGACAAACAACAGAGTGCCCTGGCAGCACAAAAGCGTCGCTTCTACTGCTAAATCTCAAACGTTCAGAAACCCATTGCTCCTCTCTGGACATACCATTCTATATTTGCTGTTTGGATGTTATGGATAGAAACAGTACTTACTCTCCAATCACATGGCCGCCAAAGTTTTGGG agCAAATAACAATAGCCTTCACAGTGTCCATGGTGGTTGGACTAGTGATTGGAGGGATCATCTGGGCATTGCTCACTTGCTTGTCTCGTCGCAGAGCTAGTGCCCACATTTCCCAGGGGAGCTCCTCAGTCTTCAGCCGTCGGTCCAGACCCTCCTCTCATGGCCACACCACTGGTAGGACTGGGTTTTACCGCAACAGCAGCTGCGAACGTCGGAGCAACCTCAGCCTGGCCAGCCTCACCTTCCAGCGGCAAGCTTCCTTGGAGCAAGCCAACTCTTTCCCCAGGAAGTCAAGCTTCCGTGCATCCACCTTCCACCCTTTCCTTCAGTGTCCTCCCCTCCCTGTGGAGACGAACAGTCAGCTGATCACCCTTACTCCCACAAATACCACCACAACCTTTGTGGGAAGCACCACCAACAGCTTAAGTCAGCCCGAATACCACTGGTCTAACAACAGCCTCCGCATCTGCCACTCCACACAAACCCCGCCTCCTGCCTACGAAACCATCATAAAAGCTTTCCCAGACTCCTGA